In one window of Pseudomonas putida DNA:
- a CDS encoding GNAT family N-acetyltransferase, producing the protein MNTFRLAHVETDAQLQACFAVMSELRPHLADTAAFIDQVRRQAGQNYRLLAAWQGEEAKALAGYRLQENLLYGRFLYVDDLVASVEARSHGLGAALIDALREEARAQGCAHLVLDTALGNALGQRFYFRQGLLAKAMHFSQAL; encoded by the coding sequence ATGAATACCTTTCGCCTGGCCCACGTTGAAACCGACGCGCAGTTGCAAGCCTGCTTTGCAGTGATGAGCGAACTGCGACCCCATCTTGCCGATACCGCCGCGTTCATTGACCAGGTACGGCGCCAGGCCGGCCAGAACTATCGCCTGCTGGCGGCCTGGCAGGGCGAGGAGGCCAAGGCGCTGGCCGGTTACCGGTTGCAGGAGAACCTGCTCTACGGACGCTTCCTGTATGTCGATGACCTGGTCGCCAGCGTCGAGGCCCGCAGCCACGGCCTCGGCGCGGCCCTGATCGATGCCTTGCGCGAGGAGGCCCGGGCACAGGGCTGCGCGCACCTTGTGCTCGATACCGCGCTGGGCAACGCCTTGGGCCAGCGTTTCTATTTCCGCCAGGGCCTGCTGGCCAAGGCCATGCACTTCAGCCAGGCCCTGTAG
- a CDS encoding FMN-dependent NADH-azoreductase, which produces MNILHIDCSTRADSHSRALSAALVAHLSKDMPQVRVTRRGLGLAPIAHASAAYADGLQSPQALQEALAGSAMTLSEQLIVEVEHADVLVIGTPMHNFTVPSVFKAWLDQVLRVGRTIGRTAEGRKTGLLVDRPVHVAIAAGGFFSGERPSQPDFLTPYLSAAFACIGLHSVHYLALQGTAVLEPAQLRVEHERLLDSLAEGRARP; this is translated from the coding sequence ATGAATATTCTGCATATCGATTGCAGCACCAGGGCCGACTCCCACAGCCGGGCGCTTTCGGCAGCGCTTGTCGCCCACTTGTCCAAAGACATGCCCCAGGTGCGGGTGACCCGCCGTGGCCTGGGCCTGGCGCCCATCGCCCATGCGTCGGCAGCCTACGCCGACGGCCTGCAATCGCCCCAGGCGCTGCAGGAGGCACTGGCTGGCTCGGCCATGACGCTGTCCGAGCAACTGATCGTGGAAGTCGAGCACGCCGACGTGCTGGTGATCGGTACACCGATGCACAATTTCACCGTGCCATCGGTGTTCAAGGCCTGGCTCGACCAGGTACTGCGCGTCGGACGCACCATCGGTCGTACAGCCGAGGGACGCAAGACCGGCCTGCTCGTCGATCGCCCGGTGCATGTGGCGATCGCTGCCGGCGGTTTTTTCAGCGGCGAGCGTCCCAGCCAGCCCGACTTTCTCACCCCCTACCTGAGCGCCGCCTTTGCCTGCATCGGCCTGCATTCGGTGCATTACCTGGCTTTGCAGGGCACCGCGGTACTTGAGCCTGCGCAACTGCGCGTCGAGCATGAGCGGCTGCTGGACAGTCTGGCTGAGGGGAGGGCGCGTCCATGA
- a CDS encoding mechanosensitive ion channel family protein: protein MDDRFLQLLTTTTVFGISILNLLLALTVTVITFLVTRWALSFLKRRARQWSSHDGQLSKLITQVLEGTSNFLLMLASLLVGLGVLDLPERWLDRVGSLWFVVAALQIGLWANRAIATGLTRYFARHDTGNTYRGSALATLSGWGARVLLWSVVLLAMLSNLGVNITAFVASLGVGGIAVALAVQNVLGDLFASLSIAVDKPFEVGDFIVIGSLAGTVENIGLKTTRIRSLGGEQIVMANAGMISSTIQNYKRLQERRIVFEFGLSYDTPTEAVKKAPAIVEESIKAQGQVRFDRAHLRGFGKEALEFEAVYIVLDPGYNLYMDIQQAINFQLLERFAKVGAKFAVGARSIKVTGLPEASNQFTQVRGRDSLGN from the coding sequence ATGGACGATCGATTTCTGCAGTTGCTGACCACCACCACGGTATTCGGCATCTCCATCCTCAACCTGCTGCTGGCCCTGACGGTGACCGTGATCACCTTCCTGGTGACGCGCTGGGCGCTGAGTTTCCTCAAGCGCCGCGCCCGCCAGTGGTCCAGCCATGACGGGCAGCTCAGCAAGCTCATCACCCAGGTACTCGAAGGCACCAGCAACTTCCTGCTGATGCTCGCCTCGCTGCTGGTCGGCCTTGGCGTGCTGGACCTGCCGGAACGCTGGCTGGACCGGGTCGGCAGCCTGTGGTTCGTGGTCGCAGCCTTGCAGATCGGCCTGTGGGCCAACCGCGCCATCGCCACTGGCCTGACCCGCTACTTCGCCCGCCACGACACCGGCAACACCTACCGTGGCAGCGCGCTGGCGACCCTGTCGGGCTGGGGCGCGCGGGTGTTGCTGTGGTCGGTGGTGCTGCTGGCGATGCTGTCGAACCTGGGCGTGAACATCACCGCCTTCGTCGCCAGCCTTGGCGTCGGCGGCATCGCCGTGGCCCTGGCGGTGCAGAATGTGCTGGGCGACCTGTTCGCCTCGCTGTCGATTGCCGTCGACAAACCGTTCGAGGTCGGCGACTTCATCGTCATCGGCTCGCTCGCCGGCACCGTGGAGAACATCGGCCTGAAGACCACACGCATCCGCAGCCTCGGCGGCGAGCAGATCGTCATGGCCAACGCCGGCATGATCAGCAGCACCATCCAGAACTACAAGCGCCTGCAGGAGCGACGCATCGTCTTCGAGTTCGGCCTGTCGTACGACACGCCCACGGAGGCGGTGAAAAAGGCCCCGGCGATCGTCGAAGAGTCGATCAAGGCCCAGGGCCAGGTGCGCTTCGACCGCGCCCACCTGCGTGGCTTCGGCAAGGAGGCCCTGGAGTTCGAGGCCGTCTATATCGTCCTCGACCCCGGCTACAACCTGTACATGGATATCCAGCAGGCGATCAACTTCCAGTTGCTCGAGCGCTTCGCCAAGGTCGGCGCCAAGTTTGCCGTCGGCGCGCGCTCGATCAAGGTGACAGGCTTGCCGGAGGCCTCGAACCAGTTCACGCAGGTCAGGGGCCGAGACTCGCTGGGGAACTGA
- a CDS encoding sigma-70 family RNA polymerase sigma factor yields MSDPAAAPEPSFNTLYRDHRSWLQGWLHRRLGDAWTAADLTHDTFLRVLAAQQAKAVPSLREPRAYLLTVGRRLLVNHYKRRSLEQAYLDALANLPEALAPSPEQRWLLLETLQALDDLLDGLPAVVRRTFLWSQLEGLDYASIAARLEVSERTVKRYMAKAYEHCLLVDL; encoded by the coding sequence ATGTCCGACCCCGCCGCGGCACCCGAACCCAGCTTCAACACCCTCTATCGCGACCATCGCAGCTGGCTGCAAGGCTGGTTGCACCGGCGCCTGGGCGATGCCTGGACGGCGGCGGACCTGACCCACGACACCTTCCTGCGGGTCCTCGCGGCGCAGCAGGCCAAGGCCGTGCCGAGCCTGCGCGAGCCACGGGCCTACCTGCTGACGGTCGGGCGTCGGTTGCTGGTCAATCACTACAAGCGGCGCAGCCTCGAGCAGGCCTACCTGGACGCCCTCGCCAACCTGCCCGAGGCGCTTGCACCGTCACCGGAGCAGCGCTGGTTGCTGCTGGAAACCTTGCAGGCCCTGGATGACCTGCTCGATGGCCTGCCTGCCGTGGTACGCCGGACCTTTCTCTGGTCGCAGCTCGAAGGGCTGGACTACGCCAGCATCGCCGCGCGGCTGGAGGTGTCCGAGCGTACGGTGAAACGCTATATGGCCAAGGCATACGAACACTGCCTGCTGGTGGACCTGTGA
- a CDS encoding FecR domain-containing protein — protein MSAPAEVGARQLAREAAQWLALQDAGQLDTEQAAALQRWRARSAAHEALWQKAEGLRQRFAQVPAPLAVACLDRPDPDRRRVLGQMLGVGALLPLAWLGYRQLPLDGWRADLRTATGERRGLTLPDGSRLQLNTATAVNLDFAEGRHWLQLVQGEIAVDTVGPLQVQTRDGLVRVQGAGVCVRERAQGCVVSVTRGQVSLQPLAGPAVRLEAGQRATLSASGVTASQPFDAQLPGWQQGLLIVDDQPLGDLLRELDRYRPGLLRWDPALEQLAATGTFQLDDTDRILALLAASLPLQVHYRTRYWVSLTPRKKIA, from the coding sequence GTGAGCGCCCCGGCGGAGGTCGGCGCACGCCAGTTGGCCCGTGAGGCAGCGCAGTGGCTGGCCTTGCAGGATGCCGGCCAGCTCGACACGGAGCAGGCTGCTGCGCTGCAACGCTGGCGCGCCCGCAGTGCCGCCCATGAAGCCTTGTGGCAGAAAGCCGAGGGGCTGCGCCAGCGCTTCGCCCAGGTACCGGCGCCATTGGCGGTGGCTTGCCTGGACCGCCCCGATCCAGATCGCCGCCGCGTGCTGGGGCAGATGCTGGGTGTTGGCGCGCTGCTGCCGCTGGCCTGGCTGGGTTATCGGCAGTTGCCGTTGGACGGCTGGCGTGCCGACCTGCGTACCGCCACGGGCGAGCGCCGCGGCTTGACCTTGCCGGATGGCAGCCGGTTGCAGCTCAACACCGCCACGGCGGTCAATCTGGACTTCGCCGAAGGCCGCCACTGGTTGCAGTTGGTGCAGGGCGAGATTGCCGTCGACACCGTTGGCCCGCTGCAGGTGCAGACCCGCGACGGCCTGGTGCGCGTGCAGGGGGCTGGGGTGTGCGTGCGTGAGCGTGCGCAGGGCTGTGTGGTGTCGGTCACCCGTGGCCAGGTCAGCCTGCAACCGCTGGCCGGGCCGGCGGTCCGCCTGGAGGCCGGTCAGCGGGCGACGCTGAGCGCCTCCGGGGTGACCGCCAGCCAGCCGTTCGATGCCCAACTGCCCGGTTGGCAGCAGGGGTTGTTGATCGTCGACGACCAGCCCCTGGGCGATCTGCTGCGTGAACTGGATCGGTACCGCCCCGGGCTGTTGCGCTGGGATCCGGCGCTGGAGCAATTGGCGGCGACCGGTACTTTCCAGCTCGACGACACCGACCGCATTCTGGCCCTGCTGGCGGCGAGCCTGCCGCTTCAGGTGCACTACCGCACCCGCTACTGGGTGTCGCTGACCCCGCGCAAGAAAATTGCCTGA
- a CDS encoding TonB-dependent receptor, with amino-acid sequence MSRTPLLRPLSLHLMRAGLLLALGLPASGWADEARRSYQVPGGSLGAVLTRFAGQAGVSLSVDPALVAGRSSLGLAGEYGVEEGFAALLQGSGLILVSAGPGSFTLVRQAAPVEGAHVLPDINVHGQGAAPAADAYAGGQVSRRGSLGMLGERDYMETPLSMTSYTREILQNQQARTLADVVANDPSVRSTNPAGGRFEQFSVRGFSLYNSDVAYGGLYGVLPTYSIDMEMVERVDILKGPGALLGGLAPNGSIGGGVNIEPKRAGETPLTEFTALYASAGQGGGHLDIGRRFGDDQRFGVRLNAVRQAGDTEWDHQHMDREATVLGLDMKGERTRLSLDIGHQARDVDAPMERVGLAAGLKVPDAKDVHHNFAQPWSYSRAKDTFGAVRGEYDLSDNWMLLGALGARKGDYDFMRHAVQVVNEAGRFTVSPRAFQREEDVVTGTVGVRGWFNTGAVGHTLNISLNRFDLTFDNSGARYANGVSNLFDPVTLPAPGAPLADDNPTHTNTVLSSLALADTLSFADDTVLLTLGARLQRVEVDSSEPGEPDQRYDERATSPAMGLVWRTTEQLSLYFNYMEGLTQGQVAPETANNAGKVFAPYRSKQLEVGAKYDMGRFSTTVSLFRIEKPSYFTDAQNNLSADGEQRNQGLEISLFGEPLDGVRVLGGAMFLDAEQTRTANGRNDGNRAIGAPVVNANLGVEWDLPAIDGLTLSARVIHTGNQYLDAANRQKVDAWQRYDLGARYALKLGDKDVTLRASVENVLDKTYWASANVPDGTATGLTLSTPRTWLLSATVGF; translated from the coding sequence ATGTCCCGCACCCCTTTGCTTCGCCCGTTATCCTTGCACCTGATGCGCGCTGGCCTGCTGCTTGCGCTGGGTCTGCCCGCGTCTGGCTGGGCCGATGAAGCGCGGCGCAGCTATCAGGTGCCGGGCGGCAGCCTTGGCGCCGTGCTGACACGCTTTGCTGGCCAGGCTGGGGTCAGCTTGTCGGTGGACCCGGCGCTGGTCGCCGGGCGCAGCAGCCTGGGGCTTGCCGGCGAATACGGGGTCGAGGAGGGCTTCGCTGCCTTGCTGCAGGGCTCAGGCCTGATACTGGTCTCGGCAGGGCCCGGTAGCTTCACCCTGGTGCGGCAGGCCGCGCCGGTCGAGGGCGCGCATGTGCTGCCCGACATCAATGTCCATGGCCAGGGCGCCGCGCCGGCAGCAGACGCCTATGCCGGTGGCCAGGTGTCACGACGGGGCAGCCTCGGCATGTTGGGCGAGCGTGACTACATGGAGACGCCCCTGAGCATGACCTCCTACACCCGCGAGATATTGCAGAACCAGCAGGCCCGTACCCTTGCCGATGTCGTCGCCAACGATCCCTCGGTGCGCAGCACCAACCCGGCAGGCGGGCGCTTCGAACAGTTCTCCGTGCGCGGCTTCAGCCTGTACAACAGCGATGTCGCCTACGGTGGGTTGTATGGCGTGCTGCCGACCTACTCGATCGACATGGAGATGGTCGAGCGGGTCGATATCCTCAAGGGGCCAGGTGCGCTGCTTGGCGGCCTGGCGCCCAACGGCAGCATTGGCGGCGGGGTGAACATCGAGCCCAAGCGCGCTGGCGAGACGCCGCTGACCGAGTTCACCGCGCTGTACGCCTCGGCGGGACAAGGGGGCGGTCATCTGGACATCGGTCGACGCTTCGGTGACGACCAACGCTTTGGCGTGCGCCTGAATGCGGTGCGCCAGGCCGGCGACACCGAATGGGATCACCAGCATATGGACCGCGAGGCGACCGTGCTGGGCCTGGATATGAAAGGCGAGCGCACTCGCCTGTCGCTGGATATCGGCCATCAGGCGCGTGACGTGGATGCGCCAATGGAGCGTGTGGGCCTTGCCGCAGGGCTCAAGGTGCCGGATGCCAAGGATGTTCACCACAATTTCGCCCAGCCCTGGAGCTACTCGCGGGCCAAGGATACCTTCGGCGCCGTGCGCGGCGAGTATGACCTGAGCGACAACTGGATGCTGCTGGGCGCCCTGGGGGCGCGCAAGGGCGACTACGACTTCATGCGCCATGCCGTGCAGGTGGTCAACGAAGCCGGTCGCTTCACCGTCAGCCCGCGCGCCTTCCAACGCGAGGAAGACGTGGTTACCGGCACCGTCGGCGTGCGCGGCTGGTTCAACACCGGCGCGGTCGGCCATACCCTCAACATCAGCCTCAATCGCTTCGACCTGACCTTCGACAACAGCGGTGCGCGCTATGCCAACGGCGTCAGCAACCTGTTCGACCCGGTGACCTTGCCCGCACCGGGCGCGCCGTTGGCCGACGACAACCCGACCCACACCAACACCGTGCTGTCGAGCTTGGCCCTGGCCGATACCCTGAGTTTCGCTGACGACACCGTGCTGCTCACCCTTGGCGCGCGCCTTCAGCGTGTCGAGGTCGACAGCTCCGAGCCCGGCGAGCCCGACCAGCGCTACGACGAGCGCGCCACCTCGCCGGCCATGGGCCTGGTGTGGCGCACCACCGAGCAGCTGTCGCTGTACTTCAACTACATGGAGGGCCTGACCCAGGGCCAGGTGGCACCGGAAACGGCGAACAACGCCGGCAAGGTCTTCGCGCCTTACCGCAGCAAGCAACTGGAGGTCGGCGCCAAGTACGACATGGGGCGTTTCAGCACCACGGTCAGCCTGTTCCGCATCGAGAAACCGTCGTACTTCACCGATGCCCAGAACAACCTCAGCGCCGACGGCGAGCAGCGCAACCAGGGCCTGGAAATCAGCCTGTTCGGCGAACCACTGGACGGGGTGCGGGTGTTGGGTGGGGCGATGTTCCTCGATGCCGAGCAGACCCGCACGGCCAATGGTCGCAACGATGGCAACCGGGCCATCGGCGCGCCGGTGGTCAATGCCAACCTTGGCGTTGAGTGGGACCTGCCGGCCATCGACGGGCTGACCCTCAGCGCGCGTGTCATCCACACCGGCAACCAGTACCTGGATGCCGCCAACCGGCAGAAGGTCGACGCCTGGCAGCGTTATGACCTGGGCGCGCGCTACGCGCTCAAGCTCGGTGACAAGGACGTCACCCTGCGGGCCAGCGTCGAGAATGTGCTGGACAAGACCTACTGGGCCTCGGCCAACGTCCCCGACGGCACCGCCACCGGCCTGACCCTGTCGACCCCGCGAACCTGGCTGCTGTCGGCGACGGTCGGGTTCTGA
- a CDS encoding LysR family transcriptional regulator yields MASYTLRQLKYFVTTVEAGSVAEASRQLYIAQPSISTAIKSLEESFGVQLFIRHHAQGVSLTPSGKRFYAKTKALLQMSHEFEQNALADNDTVAGQIDIGCFETVAPLYLPRLIAGFRERYPGVDIRLRDGEQQELIQGLTAGTFDLAFLYDHDLDGTIEAEPLMPPQKPYVLLPEKHRFASQAQVSLRDLCPEPMILLDVAPSRTYFVSLFNEMGLTPNIVFSSPSIEMVRGMVGQGFGFSLLVTRPHSPFTYDGKRLVTLDIAEPVALSGLAAAHLKRVQLTKPAQLFVEFCREELAKL; encoded by the coding sequence ATGGCTTCCTACACCTTGCGACAACTCAAGTACTTCGTCACCACCGTGGAGGCCGGCAGTGTTGCCGAGGCTTCGCGCCAGCTGTACATCGCCCAGCCGTCGATCTCCACCGCGATCAAGAGCCTGGAAGAGAGCTTCGGTGTGCAGTTGTTCATTCGTCACCACGCCCAGGGCGTGTCGCTGACCCCCAGCGGCAAGCGCTTCTACGCCAAGACCAAGGCGCTGCTGCAGATGTCCCATGAGTTCGAGCAGAACGCCCTGGCCGACAACGATACGGTGGCCGGGCAGATCGACATCGGCTGCTTCGAGACCGTTGCGCCGCTTTATCTGCCCCGGTTGATCGCAGGGTTTCGCGAGCGCTACCCCGGTGTCGACATCCGCCTGCGTGACGGTGAGCAGCAGGAGCTGATCCAGGGGCTGACCGCCGGCACCTTCGACCTGGCGTTTCTCTACGACCACGACCTGGACGGCACCATCGAGGCCGAGCCGCTGATGCCGCCGCAGAAGCCCTATGTGCTGCTGCCCGAGAAGCACCGCTTCGCCAGCCAGGCCCAGGTTTCGCTGCGCGACCTGTGCCCGGAGCCGATGATCCTGCTCGACGTTGCGCCGAGCCGTACCTACTTCGTCAGCCTGTTCAACGAGATGGGGCTGACGCCGAACATCGTCTTCAGTTCGCCATCGATCGAGATGGTGCGCGGGATGGTAGGGCAGGGGTTCGGTTTTTCGCTGCTGGTGACCCGGCCGCATTCACCCTTCACCTACGATGGCAAGCGCCTGGTGACACTGGATATCGCCGAGCCGGTGGCGTTGTCGGGGCTGGCGGCGGCGCACCTCAAGCGTGTGCAATTGACCAAGCCTGCGCAGTTGTTCGTCGAGTTCTGTCGCGAAGAGTTGGCGAAGCTGTAA
- a CDS encoding RidA family protein, with amino-acid sequence MPTHTRIRMFNTKATYPNQTLDNDLCQAVRAGNTIYVRGQVGTDFEGRLVGLGDPQAQAEQAMKNVKQLLEEAGSDLSHIVKTTTYITDPRFREPVYREVGKWLKGVFPISTGLVVAGLAQAEWLMEIDVIAVVPDEQ; translated from the coding sequence ATGCCTACCCATACCCGCATCCGCATGTTCAACACCAAGGCCACCTACCCCAACCAGACCCTGGACAATGACCTCTGCCAGGCCGTGCGTGCCGGCAACACCATCTATGTACGCGGCCAGGTCGGCACCGATTTCGAAGGCCGCCTGGTCGGTCTGGGCGACCCCCAGGCGCAGGCCGAGCAGGCGATGAAAAACGTCAAGCAACTGCTTGAAGAGGCCGGCTCCGACCTGTCGCATATCGTCAAGACCACTACCTACATCACCGACCCACGCTTCCGCGAGCCGGTGTACCGCGAAGTCGGCAAGTGGCTCAAGGGCGTGTTCCCGATCTCCACCGGGCTGGTGGTAGCGGGTCTGGCGCAGGCTGAGTGGTTGATGGAAATCGATGTGATCGCTGTGGTGCCGGATGAGCAGTAA
- a CDS encoding flavin-containing monooxygenase: MTLNNLEIDTLVVGAGQAGVAMSEHLSKLGVPHLVLERNRIAEAWRTGRWDSLVANGPVWHDRFPGLEFDLDADAFAGKDQVADYFERYVRKYNLPVRTGIEVKRVVRNSDRPGFTIETNEGVIRANRVVAATGPFQKPVIPAIAPKDERLHQIHSAAYYNPQQLPEGAVLVVGAGSSGVQIAEELMRAGRQVYLSVGAHDRPPRAYRNRDFCWWLGVLGEWDAEIAKPGREHVTIAVSGARGGHTVDFRALAHQGMTLVGLTQSFEDGVVRFQDNLADNINRGDENYLALLDAADAYIERNGLDLPEEPEARQRLADPDCVSNPLLELDLAKAGVTSIIWATGYGVDFSWLQVDTFDANGKPQHQRGVAREPGVYFLGLPWLSRRGSSFIWGVWHDAKHVAGHIATQRTYLAYRDRDQRAADEQPHTSISNVSTLGAH, encoded by the coding sequence ATGACACTGAACAATCTCGAAATCGACACCCTCGTGGTCGGCGCCGGCCAGGCCGGCGTGGCCATGAGCGAACACCTGAGCAAACTCGGCGTGCCGCACCTGGTGCTGGAACGCAACCGCATCGCCGAGGCCTGGCGCACTGGACGCTGGGACTCGCTGGTGGCCAACGGGCCAGTCTGGCACGACCGCTTCCCTGGCCTTGAATTCGACCTCGACGCCGACGCCTTCGCCGGCAAGGACCAGGTCGCCGACTACTTCGAGCGCTACGTGCGCAAGTACAACCTGCCCGTGCGTACCGGCATCGAAGTCAAGCGCGTGGTGCGCAACAGCGACCGCCCGGGCTTCACCATCGAAACCAACGAAGGCGTGATCCGCGCCAACCGCGTGGTCGCCGCCACCGGGCCGTTCCAGAAACCGGTGATCCCGGCCATTGCGCCAAAGGATGAACGCCTGCACCAGATCCACTCCGCCGCATACTACAACCCGCAGCAATTGCCTGAAGGTGCGGTGCTGGTCGTCGGTGCCGGGTCTTCCGGGGTGCAGATCGCCGAAGAGCTGATGCGCGCCGGGCGCCAGGTCTACCTCTCGGTCGGTGCCCACGACCGCCCACCACGCGCCTACCGCAACCGCGACTTCTGCTGGTGGCTGGGCGTGCTGGGTGAATGGGACGCAGAAATCGCCAAGCCAGGCCGCGAACACGTGACCATTGCCGTCAGCGGTGCCCGTGGCGGCCATACCGTGGACTTCCGCGCCCTCGCCCACCAGGGCATGACCCTGGTCGGCCTGACCCAGTCGTTCGAAGACGGCGTGGTGCGTTTCCAGGACAACCTGGCCGACAACATCAACCGCGGCGACGAGAACTACCTGGCCCTGCTCGATGCCGCCGATGCCTACATCGAGCGCAACGGCCTGGACCTGCCCGAAGAGCCCGAAGCGCGCCAACGCCTGGCCGACCCGGACTGCGTCAGCAACCCGCTGCTGGAACTGGACCTGGCCAAGGCTGGTGTCACCAGCATCATCTGGGCCACCGGCTACGGCGTGGACTTCAGCTGGCTGCAGGTCGACACCTTCGACGCCAACGGCAAACCCCAGCACCAGCGCGGCGTGGCCCGCGAGCCGGGGGTGTATTTCCTCGGCCTGCCCTGGCTGTCGCGCCGCGGCTCGTCGTTCATCTGGGGCGTATGGCACGACGCCAAGCACGTCGCCGGCCATATCGCCACCCAGCGCACCTACCTGGCCTATCGCGACCGCGACCAGCGCGCAGCGGATGAACAGCCACACACCTCGATCAGCAACGTCAGCACCCTCGGAGCCCACTGA
- a CDS encoding DUF1028 domain-containing protein produces MTFSIIGRCQETGQVGIAISSSSIAVGARCPWVRAGVGAVATQNITLPALGPQILDALEQGQLPPAAALDRVLSANGWSEYRQVTVIDSHGQVALFTGKEALGVHNAVAGEQCAAAGNLLASPQVIEAMVHAFEQAGGHLADRLLAAMHAAMAAGGEAGPVHSAALKIAGELTWPLVDLRVDWAEHDPIGELDRLWQAYRPQMQDYVTRALNPTTAPSYGVPGDE; encoded by the coding sequence ATGACCTTCTCCATCATCGGCCGCTGCCAGGAAACCGGCCAGGTCGGCATCGCCATCAGCTCGTCCAGCATCGCCGTCGGTGCCCGCTGCCCGTGGGTGCGTGCCGGGGTAGGGGCGGTGGCGACGCAGAACATCACCTTGCCGGCCCTCGGCCCGCAGATCCTCGACGCCCTCGAGCAGGGCCAGTTGCCGCCTGCCGCAGCGCTGGACCGGGTGCTCAGCGCCAACGGCTGGAGCGAGTACCGCCAGGTGACGGTGATCGACAGCCACGGCCAGGTCGCGCTGTTCACCGGCAAAGAAGCACTCGGCGTACATAATGCGGTCGCCGGCGAGCAGTGTGCAGCCGCGGGCAACCTGCTGGCCTCGCCGCAGGTGATCGAGGCGATGGTGCACGCGTTCGAGCAGGCCGGTGGGCACCTGGCCGATCGCTTGCTGGCGGCGATGCACGCGGCCATGGCCGCCGGTGGCGAGGCAGGCCCTGTGCACTCGGCCGCCCTGAAGATCGCCGGTGAGCTGACCTGGCCGCTGGTGGACCTGCGTGTGGACTGGGCCGAGCACGACCCGATCGGCGAACTCGACCGCCTGTGGCAGGCCTATCGCCCACAGATGCAGGACTACGTCACACGCGCCCTGAACCCGACCACCGCACCCAGCTACGGGGTGCCGGGCGATGAGTGA
- the argE gene encoding acetylornithine deacetylase, with protein sequence MSDLTSRAVLERLIGFATVSRDSNLELIGFIRDYLAGLGVESELFLNEVGTKANLFATIGPTDRGGVVLSGHTDVVPVDGQAWSVEPFRLSERDGRLYGRGTADMKGFIASVLAAVPAFLAQPLKTPVHLAFSYDEEVGCLGVRSMLEALEQRPNKPRLCLIGEPTELKPVLGHKGKLAMRCQVHGAACHSAYAPYGVNAIEYAAQLIGKLGEIGGELARPEQHDARFDPPFSTVQTGVIKGGRALNIVPEECEFDFEVRALPGFEAKVVAERLHTYAETDLLPRMRAVSDASEIRLTPLSAYPGLATPEDSEAARLVALLSGSEDFGTVAFGTEGGLFDQAGIPTVVCGPGSMDQGHKPDEFVSVVQLQGCDAMLLRLRDYLVGD encoded by the coding sequence ATGAGTGATCTCACCAGCCGCGCCGTGCTGGAGCGCCTGATCGGCTTTGCCACGGTCAGTCGCGACTCCAACCTCGAACTGATCGGTTTCATCCGCGATTACCTGGCGGGGCTTGGGGTCGAGAGCGAACTGTTCCTCAACGAGGTGGGTACCAAGGCCAACCTGTTCGCCACCATCGGCCCGACCGATCGTGGCGGCGTGGTGCTGTCCGGGCATACCGATGTGGTGCCGGTGGACGGCCAGGCCTGGAGCGTCGAGCCGTTTCGCCTGAGCGAGCGCGATGGCCGCCTGTATGGCCGTGGCACGGCCGACATGAAGGGCTTCATCGCCTCGGTGCTGGCGGCGGTGCCGGCGTTTCTCGCCCAGCCGCTGAAGACGCCGGTGCACCTGGCATTCTCCTATGACGAAGAGGTCGGCTGCCTCGGTGTGCGCTCGATGCTGGAGGCGCTCGAACAGCGCCCGAACAAGCCACGCCTGTGCCTGATCGGCGAACCCACCGAGCTCAAACCCGTGCTCGGGCACAAGGGCAAGCTGGCCATGCGCTGCCAGGTGCACGGCGCCGCGTGCCACTCGGCCTATGCACCTTATGGTGTCAATGCCATCGAGTACGCAGCGCAATTGATCGGCAAGCTGGGCGAGATCGGCGGCGAGCTGGCCCGTCCCGAGCAACATGACGCGCGCTTCGATCCGCCGTTCTCTACCGTGCAGACTGGCGTGATCAAGGGCGGCCGCGCGCTGAACATCGTGCCTGAGGAGTGCGAGTTCGATTTCGAGGTGCGTGCCTTGCCGGGTTTTGAAGCCAAGGTCGTGGCCGAGCGCCTGCATACCTACGCCGAAACCGACCTGCTGCCACGCATGCGTGCCGTCAGTGATGCCAGCGAGATCCGTCTCACGCCGCTCAGTGCCTACCCTGGGCTGGCAACGCCCGAAGACAGCGAAGCGGCGCGCCTGGTGGCGCTGCTCAGCGGCTCGGAAGATTTCGGCACCGTGGCCTTTGGCACGGAAGGTGGGCTGTTCGATCAGGCGGGGATCCCGACCGTGGTCTGCGGGCCGGGCAGCATGGATCAGGGGCACAAGCCGGACGAGTTCGTCAGCGTCGTGCAACTGCAGGGTTGTGACGCGATGTTGCTGCGCTTGCGTGATTATCTTGTTGGTGACTGA